From the Burkholderia ubonensis genome, one window contains:
- a CDS encoding DegQ family serine endoprotease → MTKITLRKVLAAAALCACLPFVPQTASAVTPPPGSLPDFADLVEKVGPAVVNIRTTANVPTGGPRGVLPPGFDNGDMSEFFRRFFGIPLPQAPGNPKNAPQPDNPPDTEQNRGVGSGFIVSADGYVMTNAHVVDDADTIYVTLTDKREFKAKLIGVDDRTDVAVVKIQASNLPVVAIGDSNKVRVGEWVVAIGSPFGLDNTVTAGIVSSKSRNTGDYLPFIQTDVAVNPGNSGGPLINMQGEVIGINSQIYSRTGGFMGISFAIPIDEAMRVADQLKATGKVTRGRIAVAIGEVTKDVADSIGLPKAEGALVSSVEPGGPADKAGVQPGDIILKFNGRPVDTASDLPRMVGDTKPGAKATINVWRKGQARDLPITIAETPADTTAKADPGKKPPQKPRQSNALGLTVSDIPADQLKALKLRSGVQVDGVDGPAARAGLQRGDIVLRVGDTDITSAKQFADVTAQLDPQKAVAVLVRRGDNTQFFPLRPRQK, encoded by the coding sequence ATGACGAAAATCACGCTGCGCAAAGTGCTCGCGGCGGCGGCGCTGTGTGCCTGCCTGCCGTTCGTCCCGCAAACCGCGTCCGCTGTCACGCCTCCCCCGGGCAGCCTTCCCGATTTCGCGGACCTGGTCGAGAAGGTCGGGCCGGCCGTCGTGAACATCCGGACGACTGCCAACGTACCGACGGGCGGCCCGCGCGGCGTGCTCCCGCCGGGCTTCGACAATGGCGACATGTCGGAATTCTTCCGCCGCTTCTTCGGCATTCCGCTGCCGCAGGCGCCCGGCAACCCGAAGAACGCGCCCCAGCCCGACAATCCGCCCGACACCGAGCAGAACCGCGGCGTCGGCTCGGGCTTCATCGTGTCGGCCGATGGCTACGTGATGACCAATGCGCACGTCGTCGACGATGCCGACACGATCTATGTGACGCTGACCGACAAGCGCGAGTTCAAGGCGAAGCTGATCGGCGTCGACGATCGCACCGACGTCGCGGTCGTCAAGATCCAGGCGTCGAACCTGCCGGTCGTCGCGATCGGCGATTCGAACAAGGTGCGCGTCGGCGAGTGGGTCGTCGCGATCGGCTCGCCGTTCGGCCTCGACAACACGGTGACGGCCGGCATCGTCAGCTCGAAGAGCCGCAACACGGGTGACTACCTGCCGTTCATCCAGACCGACGTGGCCGTGAACCCCGGCAACTCCGGCGGCCCGCTGATCAACATGCAGGGCGAGGTGATCGGCATCAATTCGCAGATCTACAGTCGCACGGGCGGTTTCATGGGCATTTCGTTCGCGATCCCGATCGACGAGGCGATGCGCGTGGCCGACCAGCTGAAGGCGACCGGCAAGGTCACGCGCGGCCGGATCGCGGTGGCGATCGGCGAGGTGACGAAGGACGTGGCCGACTCGATCGGCCTGCCGAAGGCGGAGGGCGCGCTCGTCAGCAGCGTCGAGCCGGGCGGGCCGGCCGACAAGGCGGGCGTCCAGCCGGGCGACATCATCCTGAAGTTCAACGGCAGGCCGGTCGACACGGCGTCGGATCTGCCGCGCATGGTCGGCGACACGAAGCCGGGTGCGAAGGCGACGATCAACGTGTGGCGCAAGGGTCAGGCGCGCGATCTGCCGATCACGATCGCCGAGACGCCGGCCGATACGACCGCGAAGGCCGATCCGGGCAAGAAGCCGCCGCAGAAGCCGCGCCAGAGTAATGCGCTCGGCTTGACGGTCAGCGACATTCCGGCCGACCAGCTGAAGGCGCTGAAGCTGAGGAGCGGCGTGCAGGTCGACGGCGTCGACGGTCCGGCGGCGCGCGCGGGGCTGCAGCGCGGCGACATCGTGCTGCGCGTCGGCGACACCGACATCACGAGCGCGAAGCAATTCGCCGACGTCACCGCCCAGCTCGATCCGCAAAAGGCGGTCGCGGTGCTGGTGCGGCGCGGCGACAATACGCAGTTCTTCCCGCTGCGTCCGCGCCAGAAGTAG
- the lepA gene encoding translation elongation factor 4: MDHIRNFSIIAHIDHGKSTLADRIIQVCGGLTDREMEAQVLDSMDLERERGITIKAQTAALSYRARDGKVYNLNLIDTPGHVDFSYEVSRSLSACEGALLVVDASQGVEAQTVANCYTAIELGVEVVPVLNKIDLPAANPENAIAEIEDVIGIDAMDATRCSAKTGLGVEDVLESLIAKVPPPKGDPDAPLQALIIDSWFDNYVGVVMLVRIVNGTLRPKEKIKLMATGAQYPVEHIGVFTPKSRNLESLSAGQVGFIIAGIKELTAAKVGDTVTHAAKSAAEPLPGFKEVKPQVFAGLYPVEANQYDALRESLEKLKLNDASLQYEPEVSQALGFGFRCGFLGLLHMEIVQERLEREFDMDLITTAPTVVYEVVQSDGSTIRVENPAKMPEPPKIAEIREPIVTVNLYMPQDYVGSVITLCEQKRGSQINMQYHGRQVQLTYEIPMAEIVLDFFDRLKSVSRGYASMDYEFKEYRSSDVVKVDMLINGDKVDALSIIVHRSQSQYRGREVAAKMREIIPRQMYDVAIQAAIGAHIIARENIKALRKNVLAKCYGGDITRKKKLLEKQKEGKKRMKQVGSVEIPQEAFLAILRVEDK; this comes from the coding sequence ATGGATCATATTCGCAATTTCTCGATCATCGCGCACATCGACCACGGCAAGTCGACGCTCGCGGATCGCATCATCCAGGTATGCGGCGGCCTGACCGACCGTGAAATGGAAGCGCAGGTGCTCGACTCGATGGATCTCGAGCGTGAGCGCGGCATCACGATCAAGGCGCAGACTGCCGCGCTGTCGTACCGCGCGCGCGACGGCAAGGTGTACAACCTGAACCTGATCGACACGCCGGGGCACGTCGACTTCTCGTACGAAGTCAGCCGCTCGCTGTCCGCGTGCGAGGGCGCGCTGCTGGTCGTCGACGCGAGCCAGGGCGTCGAGGCGCAGACGGTCGCGAACTGCTACACGGCGATCGAGCTGGGCGTCGAGGTCGTGCCGGTGCTGAACAAGATCGACCTGCCGGCCGCGAACCCCGAGAACGCGATCGCCGAGATCGAGGACGTGATCGGCATCGACGCGATGGACGCGACGCGCTGCAGCGCGAAGACGGGTCTCGGCGTCGAGGACGTGCTCGAATCGCTGATCGCGAAGGTGCCGCCGCCGAAGGGCGATCCGGACGCGCCGCTGCAGGCGCTCATCATCGACTCGTGGTTCGACAACTACGTCGGCGTCGTGATGCTCGTGCGCATCGTCAACGGCACGCTGCGTCCGAAGGAGAAGATCAAGCTGATGGCGACCGGCGCGCAGTACCCGGTCGAGCACATCGGCGTGTTCACGCCGAAGTCGCGCAATCTCGAATCGCTGTCGGCGGGGCAGGTGGGCTTCATCATCGCCGGCATCAAGGAGCTGACCGCCGCCAAGGTCGGCGATACGGTTACGCACGCGGCCAAGTCGGCCGCCGAGCCGCTGCCGGGCTTCAAGGAAGTGAAGCCGCAGGTGTTCGCGGGCCTGTACCCGGTCGAGGCGAACCAGTACGACGCGCTGCGCGAGTCGCTGGAAAAGCTCAAGCTCAACGACGCGTCGCTGCAGTACGAGCCGGAAGTGTCGCAGGCGCTCGGCTTCGGTTTCCGCTGCGGCTTCCTCGGGCTGCTGCACATGGAGATCGTGCAGGAGCGGCTCGAGCGCGAGTTCGACATGGACCTCATCACGACCGCGCCGACCGTGGTCTACGAGGTCGTGCAGAGCGACGGTTCGACGATCCGGGTCGAGAACCCGGCGAAGATGCCGGAGCCGCCGAAGATCGCCGAGATCCGCGAGCCGATCGTCACCGTGAACCTGTACATGCCGCAGGACTATGTCGGCTCGGTGATCACGCTGTGCGAGCAGAAGCGCGGCTCGCAGATCAACATGCAGTACCACGGCCGCCAGGTGCAGCTCACGTACGAAATCCCGATGGCCGAGATCGTGCTCGACTTCTTCGACCGGCTGAAGTCGGTGTCGCGCGGCTACGCGTCGATGGACTACGAGTTCAAGGAATACCGCTCGTCGGACGTCGTGAAGGTCGACATGCTGATCAACGGCGACAAGGTCGATGCGCTGTCGATCATCGTGCACCGTTCGCAGTCGCAGTATCGCGGCCGTGAAGTCGCCGCGAAGATGCGCGAGATCATCCCGCGCCAGATGTACGACGTGGCGATCCAGGCCGCGATCGGCGCGCACATCATCGCGCGCGAGAACATCAAGGCGCTGCGCAAGAACGTGCTCGCGAAGTGCTACGGCGGCGACATCACGCGGAAGAAGAAACTGCTCGAGAAGCAGAAGGAAGGCAAGAAGCGGATGAAGCAGGTGGGTTCGGTCGAGATTCCGCAGGAAGCGTTCCTGGCGATCTTGCGCGTCGAAGACAAATAA
- the rnc gene encoding ribonuclease III, which produces MPLSQLESRLRYEFRNAELLRQALTHRSHSATHNERLEFLGDSVLNCAVAALLFQRFGKLDEGDLSRVRANLVKQQSLYEIAQALNISDGLRLGEGELRSGGFRRPSILADAFEAIIGAVFLDGGFEAAQGVIKRLYIPILDHIDPRTLGKDAKTLLQEYLQGHKIALPTYTVVATHGAAHNQQFEVECTVPKLDVKVSGSGASRRAAEQAAAKKALDEVVAAAPMLAAKPKRSKNARAAKHVEPEIVPGVKGVQEALDLRSPERKERAAARAEAKAAAAPAAASSVAEAVERAAQAPVAAIRAAHVEHGADKAERAAKPATDKPADRADAAQKPADKAIERTDAAPRAADKPADRADSAPHAAEKVEKAAERAAPRVRDVTTPGQDASSGETSLAAAPARVADAGH; this is translated from the coding sequence ATGCCCCTATCTCAGTTGGAAAGCCGGCTGCGCTATGAATTTCGCAATGCGGAATTGCTGCGCCAGGCTTTGACCCATCGCAGTCACAGTGCCACGCACAACGAGCGGCTCGAGTTCCTCGGCGATTCCGTTCTCAATTGCGCGGTGGCCGCTCTTTTGTTCCAGCGTTTCGGCAAGCTGGACGAAGGCGATCTGTCACGGGTGCGGGCGAACCTCGTCAAACAGCAGTCGCTGTACGAAATTGCTCAGGCCCTGAATATTTCCGACGGATTGCGGCTGGGCGAGGGCGAGCTGCGCAGCGGCGGGTTCCGCCGGCCGTCGATCCTCGCGGACGCGTTCGAAGCCATCATCGGGGCCGTGTTCCTCGATGGCGGCTTCGAAGCCGCCCAAGGGGTGATCAAGCGGCTCTACATCCCGATTCTCGACCACATCGATCCGCGCACGCTCGGCAAGGACGCGAAGACGCTGCTGCAGGAATACCTGCAGGGGCACAAGATCGCGCTGCCGACCTACACGGTCGTCGCGACGCATGGTGCGGCGCACAATCAGCAGTTCGAGGTCGAATGCACGGTGCCGAAGCTGGACGTCAAGGTGTCCGGTTCCGGCGCGAGCCGTCGCGCGGCCGAGCAGGCCGCCGCGAAGAAGGCGCTCGACGAAGTGGTCGCGGCCGCGCCGATGCTGGCCGCGAAGCCGAAACGTTCGAAGAACGCACGCGCGGCCAAGCACGTGGAGCCGGAAATCGTGCCCGGCGTGAAAGGCGTGCAGGAAGCGCTCGACCTGCGCTCGCCGGAGCGGAAAGAGCGCGCCGCGGCGCGCGCCGAAGCGAAGGCCGCGGCGGCTCCGGCAGCCGCGAGCAGCGTGGCGGAGGCGGTCGAGCGCGCGGCGCAGGCGCCGGTGGCCGCGATTCGCGCCGCGCATGTCGAGCATGGTGCGGACAAGGCCGAGCGGGCGGCGAAGCCGGCGACGGACAAGCCCGCGGACCGTGCCGATGCCGCGCAGAAACCCGCCGACAAGGCCATCGAGCGAACCGATGCCGCCCCGCGTGCAGCCGACAAGCCTGCCGACCGCGCCGACTCTGCGCCTCACGCGGCCGAGAAGGTCGAGAAGGCCGCCGAGCGCGCCGCGCCGCGCGTGCGCGACGTGACGACGCCCGGCCAGGACGCGTCGTCCGGCGAAACGAGCCTCGCCGCTGCGCCGGCGCGCGTGGCCGATGCCGGTCACTGA
- the rpoE gene encoding RNA polymerase sigma factor RpoE encodes MSEKEIDQVLVERVQKGDKAAFELLVSKYHRKIIRLISRLVRDPAEVEDVAQDAFIKAYRALPQFRGESAFYTWLYRIAVNTAKNYLATQGRRAPTSTEADAEEAETFSDADQLRDINTPESVLMSKQIAETVNAAMAVLPEELRQAITLREIEGLSYEEIAEMMGCPIGTVRSRIFRAREAIAAKLRPLLDTPEGKRW; translated from the coding sequence GTGAGTGAAAAAGAAATCGATCAGGTTCTGGTCGAGCGCGTTCAGAAAGGCGACAAGGCGGCGTTCGAACTCCTGGTCTCCAAATACCACCGCAAGATCATTCGGCTGATCTCGCGTCTCGTGCGGGACCCCGCCGAGGTCGAGGATGTGGCCCAGGACGCGTTCATCAAGGCGTACCGCGCGCTGCCGCAGTTCCGCGGCGAGTCCGCGTTCTACACGTGGTTGTACCGGATTGCCGTGAATACGGCGAAGAACTACCTTGCGACGCAGGGCCGCCGGGCACCGACCTCGACCGAGGCGGATGCCGAGGAGGCGGAAACTTTCTCCGACGCAGACCAACTAAGGGATATCAACACGCCTGAGTCGGTGTTGATGAGCAAGCAGATTGCCGAAACGGTCAATGCTGCAATGGCCGTTCTGCCCGAGGAGCTGCGCCAGGCGATCACGCTGCGCGAGATCGAAGGCCTGAGCTACGAGGAAATCGCGGAAATGATGGGCTGCCCGATCGGGACGGTCCGTTCGCGGATTTTCCGGGCGCGCGAGGCAATCGCGGCAAAATTGCGTCCGCTGCTCGATACGCCCGAAGGCAAGCGCTGGTAA
- a CDS encoding MucB/RseB C-terminal domain-containing protein codes for MRTLRLNHAISGWKRLPALLLCAAALLSVQSLHANAQQPDDPVATRKAAADWLDRIQQAAQQQSYEGTFVYQRGGYVQSSRIAHVASRDGEFERIESLDGKPRKLLRHNDELYTFVPERKLCVVERRQARDSFPALLGASGEHVMSVYDAKLLGKDRVAGLDAQVVELAPKDGYRFTYKLWADARTGLLLRSQTLDASDHVLEQIAFSQLRMGGAGAADKSAIMSGMRNLSGWTVVRPPVAPVDMEAQGWQLAPSIAGFQKIREVRRPMAARDAGDPPIPVDQAVFTDGLATVSVFVEPAEKNTRKEGAGSTGATHVLVKRRGGYWITVLGEVPPATLQQFASAIEYKASK; via the coding sequence ATGCGGACATTGCGGTTGAATCACGCCATCTCCGGATGGAAGCGGCTGCCGGCCCTCCTGCTTTGCGCAGCCGCGTTGTTGTCCGTTCAATCCCTTCACGCCAACGCCCAGCAGCCGGACGATCCCGTCGCGACCCGCAAGGCCGCCGCGGACTGGCTCGACCGCATCCAGCAGGCGGCGCAGCAGCAGAGTTACGAAGGCACGTTCGTCTACCAGCGAGGCGGATACGTGCAGTCGTCGCGGATCGCGCATGTCGCTTCCCGCGACGGCGAATTCGAGCGGATCGAGAGTCTCGACGGCAAGCCCCGCAAGCTGCTGCGGCACAACGATGAGCTGTACACGTTCGTGCCCGAGCGCAAGCTGTGCGTCGTCGAGCGCCGGCAGGCCCGCGACTCGTTCCCCGCGCTGCTCGGCGCGAGCGGCGAGCACGTGATGTCGGTCTACGACGCGAAGCTGCTCGGCAAGGATCGCGTGGCGGGGCTCGACGCACAGGTCGTCGAACTGGCGCCGAAGGACGGGTACCGCTTCACCTACAAGCTGTGGGCCGACGCCCGCACCGGCCTGCTGCTGCGCTCGCAGACGCTCGATGCGAGCGATCACGTGCTCGAGCAGATCGCGTTCTCCCAGTTGCGGATGGGGGGCGCGGGCGCAGCCGACAAGTCGGCGATCATGTCCGGCATGCGCAATCTGAGCGGCTGGACGGTCGTGCGCCCGCCGGTTGCGCCGGTCGACATGGAGGCGCAGGGCTGGCAGCTCGCGCCCAGCATCGCCGGCTTCCAGAAGATCCGCGAGGTGCGGCGGCCGATGGCCGCGCGCGATGCGGGCGACCCGCCGATTCCGGTCGATCAGGCCGTCTTTACCGACGGGCTCGCGACGGTCTCGGTGTTCGTCGAGCCGGCCGAGAAGAATACGCGCAAGGAAGGCGCGGGCAGCACCGGCGCGACGCACGTGCTCGTCAAGCGCCGCGGGGGCTACTGGATCACCGTGCTCGGCGAAGTGCCGCCGGCCACGTTGCAGCAGTTCGCGTCTGCCATAGAATACAAGGCTTCCAAGTAA
- a CDS encoding glutaredoxin family protein: protein MFTLYGRGWCHLCDDMRDALAPVAAEFGVAVDYVDIDADAALVARYDEDVPVLLLDGAEVCRHRFDEMRVRNALAARR from the coding sequence ATGTTCACGCTCTACGGCCGCGGCTGGTGCCATCTGTGCGACGACATGCGCGACGCACTGGCGCCGGTGGCGGCCGAATTCGGCGTGGCGGTCGACTACGTCGACATCGACGCGGACGCGGCGCTCGTCGCCCGCTACGACGAGGACGTGCCGGTGCTGCTGCTGGATGGCGCGGAAGTGTGCCGCCACCGCTTCGACGAGATGCGGGTGCGGAACGCGCTCGCCGCCCGGCGCTGA
- the lepB gene encoding signal peptidase I — MNFALILFVLVALTGVAWVADKMVFLPQRRRAADAAVDAFDQQQSRIDKRYADENAVQTRSKLRDEKLRQPWWLEYTASFFPVILAVFVVRSFIVEPFKIPSGSMVPTLLVGDFILVNKFDYGLRMPVTNTKLTQGRPLERGDVVVFRYPKDESVDYIKRVIGLPGDTVAYQDKQLTINGKPVPETPLADYFDEERQNYAKQFEESLGGRKNAILNNPAVPPFVMGAYDYPYRDNCTYNSRGVICKVPAGHYFMMGDNRDNSADSRYWGFVPDQNIVGRAFFIWMNFGDLKRIGSFN, encoded by the coding sequence ATGAATTTTGCGCTGATTCTTTTTGTGCTCGTCGCACTGACGGGCGTGGCGTGGGTTGCGGACAAGATGGTGTTCCTGCCGCAGCGCCGGCGGGCGGCCGATGCGGCGGTCGACGCGTTCGACCAGCAGCAGTCGCGCATCGACAAGCGTTACGCCGACGAGAACGCGGTGCAGACCCGTTCGAAGCTGCGCGACGAGAAGCTGCGCCAGCCTTGGTGGCTCGAGTACACCGCGAGCTTCTTCCCGGTGATCCTCGCGGTGTTCGTCGTGCGTTCGTTCATCGTCGAGCCGTTCAAGATCCCGTCGGGCTCGATGGTGCCGACGCTGCTCGTCGGCGACTTCATCCTCGTCAACAAGTTCGACTACGGCCTGCGCATGCCGGTCACGAACACGAAGCTCACGCAAGGCCGTCCGCTCGAACGCGGCGACGTCGTCGTGTTCCGCTACCCGAAGGACGAGTCGGTCGACTACATCAAGCGCGTGATCGGCCTGCCGGGCGACACCGTCGCTTACCAGGACAAGCAGCTGACGATCAACGGCAAGCCGGTGCCCGAAACGCCGCTGGCCGACTACTTCGACGAAGAGCGGCAGAACTACGCGAAGCAGTTCGAGGAGTCGCTCGGCGGCCGCAAGAACGCGATCCTCAACAACCCTGCCGTGCCGCCGTTCGTGATGGGCGCATACGACTATCCGTATCGCGACAATTGCACGTACAACAGCCGCGGCGTGATCTGCAAGGTGCCGGCGGGCCACTACTTCATGATGGGCGACAACCGCGACAATAGCGCGGACAGCCGCTACTGGGGCTTCGTGCCGGACCAGAACATCGTCGGCCGCGCGTTCTTCATCTGGATGAACTTCGGCGACCTGAAGCGGATCGGCTCCTTCAACTGA